In the Bacillus sp. FJAT-42376 genome, CTGAGCGCTGGAGCGGACCTTTAAATACCGCCGCCTCAGACCGCAGCCCGGAACGCATCCGCCTTTTCGGAGGTATAGGAAAAGATGGAAACGGAGATGGACTTGCAGATCCGGCAAACGATGAAGATGTTCTATACTCCTATGCCTCCTTCCTTTCTAATTATGGAAACGGCTTTGAAAACACGAAAATCGGCTTGTGGGATTATTATCAGCGTGATAAATCAGTCGGTATGATTCTTGGATATATGAAAATTATTAATAAGGCTGGCCATTTGAATTTAAGCGGCCGGTCATTCCCGGTTCCTCTCCGCTATAATTACAGTTACCGCAGTACGTGGGGAGATGCCCGCGGCTGGGGCGGCAGACGAATTCATGAAGGAACCGATGTTTTTGCCGATTATGGAGTCCCTGTGCTGTCTACTTCGTACGGAATTGTTGAGATGAAGGGCTGGAACCGCTTTGGAGGCTGGAGAGTCGGTATCCGGGACGTCCGGAACACCTATCATTACTATGGACATCTTAACGGATTCGCAAAAGGGCTGAGAGAAGGCATGGTGGTTAAGCCGGGGCAGGTCATCGGTTCTGTTGGCAGCTCCGGATACGGGCCGCCGGGAACGGCCGGGAAATTCCCTCCTCACTTGCATTACGGGATGTATAAAGATAATGGACGAACCGAATATTCCTTCGATCCCTATCCTTACCTGAGGATTTGGGAACGGGCCGATAAAAAGAAGAAAACCCAATAAAAAGAGCGCCGGCGGCGCTCTTTTTATTTCAGTTCAATTGCAGGAGGCTGTCCCCCTCCCCCATTATAATAATCCGGAACATCTCCGCTGAAAGTTTTGATATCCACCGGAATATTAGCTGAAACGGTTGTGCTTTTACTGGAAAAGGGGATAATCACCCTGAGATTCACTTTTACATCAATGATGACTTTAATCAGTGCGTTATTGATTCCGAAAGGTTCGGCCGTAATTTTTGAATCGGTCAGGGCATGGCCAACCATTTCAAAGCGCACCGGAATTTTGGGACCGACACTGCCGAGCAGAACGTTTCCGGTTGTTTGCCCAAGCGGGATTTCATAAATAAAATTTTCTTTCGAATCCTGCAGCTCCGGAATATTCAGAACGGCTAAGTTCCCCTTTTCTGCCAAAATAAGATTTCTTTGAATATGATCGGTGAAACTCGCCATCATTTTCCTGACTCCTGCTGCATTGAAATCAGTGAGTTTTCCCTTTTCATCCACGTTTTCTTGAACAAGACGGCTTGTATCTCCTTCTTCCTCCAGCTCTTTTTTCAGAGCATCATTTATAATCAGCGATGCAATTTTTTGTGTTTCCGTTTCCGCAATACTCATCAGGACCGGCTGAATCTCTTTATTCACGATATACAGTCCTGCTGCAGTAGAAAAAACAAAAAAAATAAAAGACAGCAGCAGCACATATCGGAAAGGCATAACTCCTTTTCCCGGGAGACGTCTTTGAAATTTAGCCAAAAAAATACCCCCTTTACATGCTAAATGTATGCACGCAAAAGAGGATGTACGCTATAAATTTCACTAAATCATCAGCAGAAGGGCATCCCTTCCTGACATTCCGGTATGAATGCCGCGATTCTTCGCTTCATACGTAACGGATTCAAGCGGAGCATCCAATAGCTGGTCGATGGTCCGGACACCGACCGCTCTTGCTGCCACAATTTCACGATCCTTAAGCTGACTATTTAATAAGGCTACATCCAGTGCACCGCAGGCAATATAGCCCTTGTCGCTGGAAATCGCCATGAAGCTGGTTTTTGGCAGCTGAACCGTCACGGCTGTGAACATATGACCGGCTATCACAATGGGGGAAATGGTCACCATTATTCCACACTCCTTCCTCCTATCAGCTTATGTGCCGAAAAGGATGAAATGAACGGGAATCAATTTTTGGCGCTGTTTTTATTAGAAAGTGACCATTCCAGCAAATCCCGCAGGAACTCCGGCATGAAATACTCTTTCTTTTCGGATTGCCCGATTACGGGATAAAGAGGACCAAGCGTAAACATGTCCGCTGTAGCGATCCTGTATGTCCTTTCAGAATCAAGAGGCAGCCCGTTTATCTTAACCGGCGGAATATATGCTTCATCAGCGGATTTTTCCTCAGCAACTTCAATCCCGTCATACAGCATTTTGCCCATAACCGTTCCCCTGAACCCAAGACCCTTCAGCTTCAGCTGTTCCATCTCTGCTGTGGATGCCTGCCTGATCACCTCAAGCAGCTGATCTCCTTTCAGCTCGACTATACAAGGGTTGATTGGATGAGGACATATCCGGTGAAGATCCTGCTTCGTGACCGGTCCCTCAGGCAGTGATTCAAGAAGCATGCCCGCATTGATCATGGAGGCTTCTCCGTCACACCATGTTCTTAAGGCTTTAGCCAGAAGGGCGCCAAAATCTGAGTCTTCAAACCAGCTGATTTTCAATTCTTTATCAAGTTCAGCAATGGGATCGGATAGCAAGGCAAGGCTTTCTTCCAAATGAAGAGCGAGCTTCCGCTCATCCTCCTTGTTTTCCCCCTCCGCTGTCATCGACCGGACCGAGGCCGTCTGACGGATAATTTCTTTCGTCTTTTCATCATATTGAAT is a window encoding:
- a CDS encoding M23 family metallopeptidase — its product is MLFLFCFPPQASAKGMDGETAENAKRMALFKKIGKQTHISWELLAAADLFERNVRLSRRDLPKQTGLIGIYILPERWSGPLNTAASDRSPERIRLFGGIGKDGNGDGLADPANDEDVLYSYASFLSNYGNGFENTKIGLWDYYQRDKSVGMILGYMKIINKAGHLNLSGRSFPVPLRYNYSYRSTWGDARGWGGRRIHEGTDVFADYGVPVLSTSYGIVEMKGWNRFGGWRVGIRDVRNTYHYYGHLNGFAKGLREGMVVKPGQVIGSVGSSGYGPPGTAGKFPPHLHYGMYKDNGRTEYSFDPYPYLRIWERADKKKKTQ
- the yunB gene encoding sporulation protein YunB produces the protein MAKFQRRLPGKGVMPFRYVLLLSFIFFVFSTAAGLYIVNKEIQPVLMSIAETETQKIASLIINDALKKELEEEGDTSRLVQENVDEKGKLTDFNAAGVRKMMASFTDHIQRNLILAEKGNLAVLNIPELQDSKENFIYEIPLGQTTGNVLLGSVGPKIPVRFEMVGHALTDSKITAEPFGINNALIKVIIDVKVNLRVIIPFSSKSTTVSANIPVDIKTFSGDVPDYYNGGGGQPPAIELK
- a CDS encoding DUF1805 domain-containing protein, encoding MVTISPIVIAGHMFTAVTVQLPKTSFMAISSDKGYIACGALDVALLNSQLKDREIVAARAVGVRTIDQLLDAPLESVTYEAKNRGIHTGMSGRDALLLMI
- a CDS encoding bifunctional UDP-sugar hydrolase/5'-nucleotidase; translated protein: MRKLHIYHTNDLHSHFENWPKIAHYVKRSRQLNEKEQEQSFLFDIGDHVDRFHPISEASYGEKNVEMMNELHYDAATIGNNEGITLPHDKLNTLYKNAAFPVILSNLYRKNGERPDWAEPYKILTLPDGFKIGILGVTVSYKPFYEKLDWLIQDPFESLREVLPKAAGEADFLVVLSHLGLYDDERLAEEFPELHLILGAHTHHLLEHGKWINDTLLCGAGKYGMYTGRVEIQYDEKTKEIIRQTASVRSMTAEGENKEDERKLALHLEESLALLSDPIAELDKELKISWFEDSDFGALLAKALRTWCDGEASMINAGMLLESLPEGPVTKQDLHRICPHPINPCIVELKGDQLLEVIRQASTAEMEQLKLKGLGFRGTVMGKMLYDGIEVAEEKSADEAYIPPVKINGLPLDSERTYRIATADMFTLGPLYPVIGQSEKKEYFMPEFLRDLLEWSLSNKNSAKN